From a region of the Haematobia irritans isolate KBUSLIRL chromosome 4, ASM5000362v1, whole genome shotgun sequence genome:
- the Cdc37 gene encoding cell division cycle protein 37 yields the protein MVDYSKWKNIEISDDEDDTHPNIDTPSLFRWRHQARVERMAELELEKDELKKSRQSWQARIIDCKDRMKKNEGNNEDVKKELEKLEKEGKELDRKEEELVKKEKKMPWNVDTISKPGFEKTVLNKQPERKQDENLTEEEREVKMKNFVKENEKLCKQYGMLRKYDDSKRFLTQHPHLVCDETANYLVIWSINLEMEEKHELMAHVAHQCICMQYMLELAKQLEVDPRACIGSFFSKIQNCVPEYRAQFESEIEGFKTRIQKRAQEKIKEAMAEAEEEERKARLGPGGLDPLEVFDTLPDELKACFESRDTELLQKTIAAMPVEEAKYHMKRCVDSGLWVPNAADAPEDESETPSSEKKESKESSAKAKEEKEPVYTGVSSEDLD from the exons ATGGTAGACTACAGTAAATGGAAAAACATTGAG ATATCTGATGATGAAGATGATACCCACCCAAATATTGACACACCATCCCTTTTCCGGTGGCGCCATCAAGCAAGAGTTGAACGGATGGCTGAGTTGGAACTAGAAAAGgacgaattaaaaaaatcgaGACAATCGTGGCAAGCTCGTATCATTGATTGTAAGGACCGCATGAAGAAAAATGAAGGCAATAATGAAGACGTTAAGAAAGAATTAGAGAAACTTGAAAAAGAGGGAAAGGAACTAGATCGCAAAGAAGAAGAACTAgtcaaaaaagaaaagaaaatgcctTGGAATGTTGACACGATAAGTAAACCGGGTTTCGAGAAGACGGTACTAAATAAACAACCGGAACGCAAACAAGACGAGAACCTTACCGAGGAGGAGAGAGAAGTAAagatgaaaaatttcgtaaaagaaAATGAGAAGTTGTGTAAACAGTATGGTATGCTGCGGAAGTATGATGACTCAAAACGCTTCCTAACACAACATCCTCATTTGGTTTGTGATGAGACTGCAAATTATTTGGTCATATGGTCCATTAATCTTGAAATGGAAGAAAAACACGAATTAATGGCACATGTGGCTCATCAATGTATATGTATGCAATACATGTTGGAATTGGCCAAGCAATTAGAAGTAGACCCCAGAGCTTGTATTGGTTCTTTCTTTTCAAAAATACAGAATTGTGTACCGGAATACCGCGCACAGTTTGAAAGTGAAATTGAGGGATTCAAGACCCGCATACAGAAGAGAGCCCAGGAGAAAATAAAAGAAGCCATGGCTGAAGCCGAGGAAGAAGAGCGAAAAGCTCGTTTAGGCCCTGGTGGACTGGATCCCCTAGAAGTATTTGATACTTTACCAGAT GAATTAAAAGCCTGCTTTGAAAGCCGGGATACGGAACTTTTACAAAAAACTATTGCTGCAATGCCTGTTGAGGAAGCCAAATATCACATGAAACGTTGCGTTGACTCCGGATTATGGGTTCCTAATGCAGCCGATGCTCCCGAAGATGAAAGTGAGACTCCGTCGTCCGAGAAAAAAGAATCTAAAGAATCGTCCGCAAAAGCTAAAGAAGAAAAAGAACCTGTATACACAGGAGTGAGTTCGGAGGACTTGGATTGA